A single region of the Corallococcus macrosporus genome encodes:
- a CDS encoding GNAT family N-acetyltransferase, which yields MNDVNLVEIARRFESKQATSAVALATDSAPLADGWMAFGGVGSYINKSCGYGFEREVTGAELDALVDFFSSRGVEPKAELSPFASQALLKGLADRGFVLREFETVLYRPLPAGEDLSLLTKSVPPGLRIERVDPSDDAAVRRFVAVAGSGFVPEGEQMPEVFWEMGLKAARKPDSDSYMAWIDGEPAGAGGCEVSDGLTSLFGTSVLPAYRRRGVQQALIAARLARGREKGSDLAAIMSSPGIPTERNAMRLGFQMAYSRVVLVKPGAGLAPSP from the coding sequence ATGAACGACGTGAACCTGGTGGAGATCGCGCGGCGGTTCGAGTCCAAGCAGGCCACCTCCGCGGTGGCGCTGGCGACGGACTCCGCGCCGCTCGCCGACGGCTGGATGGCGTTTGGCGGCGTGGGCTCGTACATCAACAAGTCGTGCGGCTACGGCTTCGAGCGTGAAGTCACGGGCGCGGAGCTGGACGCGCTGGTGGACTTCTTCTCCTCGCGCGGGGTGGAGCCCAAGGCGGAGCTGAGCCCCTTCGCGTCGCAGGCCCTGCTGAAGGGCCTGGCCGACCGGGGCTTCGTGCTGCGCGAGTTCGAGACGGTGCTGTACCGGCCGCTTCCCGCCGGAGAGGACCTGTCGCTGCTGACGAAGAGCGTGCCCCCGGGGCTGCGCATCGAGCGGGTGGATCCGTCCGACGACGCGGCGGTGCGCCGGTTCGTGGCGGTCGCCGGCAGCGGCTTCGTCCCGGAAGGCGAGCAGATGCCGGAGGTCTTCTGGGAGATGGGGTTGAAGGCGGCGCGCAAGCCCGACTCGGACTCGTACATGGCATGGATCGACGGCGAGCCGGCGGGAGCAGGGGGCTGCGAGGTGAGCGACGGGCTCACGTCCCTGTTCGGCACGTCGGTGCTGCCGGCGTACCGGCGGCGCGGCGTGCAGCAGGCGCTCATCGCCGCGCGGCTGGCCCGGGGCCGGGAGAAGGGCAGTGACCTGGCCGCCATCATGTCCTCGCCCGGCATCCCCACCGAGCGCAACGCCATGCGCCTGGGCTTCCAGATGGCCTACTCGCGCGTCGTGCTGGTGAAGCCCGGCGCGGGGCTGGCGCCGTCGCCCTGA
- a CDS encoding serine/threonine-protein kinase, translated as MTGELLAGRYQLEQELGRGGMATVFLARDLRLSRRVAVKVLHPGMEARFTERFRQEAEVVASLQHPNVLAVHDVGEDAVRGPFLVCEWVQGENLRELAQRLAPMPPEAVALLGWELARALEAAHARGVVHRDVKPENVLVARGGPLKLADFGIAALADRARLTSTGAIIGSLAYMAPERIDTGAWSPASDVYAVGVVLFELCAGTTPHAGEGSARLAVSVMTRDAPSLVDVAPGTPAPLGALVARCLARDARDRPADGAALVQELEAVLRPWVGAPAEASRAFFLAQETSVARWREDGFQRLLGEGRALLGAGQGAQAARCLNAALMLQPGAPEVLALLRSRPMRKGLVRRAWDAWPERTKGLVAGVVLAGVLGSLGTWGWRSREQDADASTAATSVRPAVPSGVASLSGASGPPQSVSGSNAAGASAHPSGMAAGAARDTSVNSASGASSNTVASNATKGDSAFAASTNGGSSGAPSRTSSPPTRETAVTSRPRDSRSSTEAVAGQEQDVPVRVPDAEDFATLTVATRPWAEVFVDGQSRGYTPRLRELRLTPGVHRIRFHNPLCEPVEEVLDVAAGAALSREVSLRVRDAEVTIVAPAASRVFVDGVEVGVAPLPAPVKLTHGGHLVSARDSGGNVLRQSLNAVAGSRTTVVLETSP; from the coding sequence ATGACGGGCGAACTGCTGGCCGGCCGCTACCAGTTGGAGCAGGAGTTGGGGCGGGGCGGGATGGCGACGGTCTTCCTCGCCCGCGACCTCCGGCTGTCCCGCCGCGTGGCGGTGAAGGTGCTGCACCCGGGCATGGAGGCCCGCTTCACGGAGCGCTTCCGCCAGGAGGCGGAGGTGGTGGCGTCGCTCCAGCACCCCAATGTGCTGGCGGTGCATGACGTGGGGGAGGACGCCGTGCGCGGCCCGTTCCTCGTCTGCGAGTGGGTGCAGGGCGAGAACCTGCGCGAGCTGGCGCAGCGCCTGGCGCCCATGCCGCCCGAGGCCGTCGCGCTGCTGGGCTGGGAGCTGGCCCGCGCGCTGGAGGCGGCGCACGCGCGGGGCGTGGTGCACCGGGACGTCAAGCCGGAGAACGTGCTCGTCGCGCGCGGGGGGCCGCTGAAGCTCGCGGACTTCGGCATCGCGGCGCTGGCGGATCGCGCCCGGCTGACGAGCACTGGCGCCATCATCGGCTCGCTGGCGTACATGGCGCCCGAGCGCATCGACACCGGGGCGTGGTCTCCGGCGTCGGACGTCTACGCGGTGGGCGTCGTGTTGTTCGAGCTGTGCGCGGGGACGACGCCGCATGCCGGAGAGGGCAGTGCTCGGCTGGCGGTCTCGGTGATGACCCGCGATGCGCCGTCGCTGGTGGACGTGGCGCCGGGCACGCCCGCGCCGCTGGGGGCGCTGGTCGCAAGGTGTCTGGCCCGGGATGCGCGCGACCGGCCCGCGGATGGGGCGGCGCTGGTGCAGGAACTGGAGGCGGTGCTGCGGCCGTGGGTCGGTGCGCCCGCGGAAGCATCACGGGCCTTCTTCCTGGCGCAGGAGACGTCGGTGGCCCGCTGGCGCGAGGACGGGTTCCAGCGGCTGTTGGGCGAAGGCCGCGCGTTGCTTGGAGCAGGGCAGGGGGCCCAGGCCGCCCGGTGCCTCAACGCCGCGCTGATGCTCCAACCCGGGGCCCCCGAGGTGCTGGCGCTCCTGCGCTCGCGTCCGATGAGGAAGGGGCTGGTGCGGCGCGCGTGGGATGCCTGGCCGGAACGAACGAAGGGGCTCGTGGCGGGCGTGGTGCTCGCGGGAGTGCTGGGGAGTCTGGGGACGTGGGGATGGCGCTCACGTGAGCAGGATGCCGACGCCTCAACTGCGGCAACCTCTGTGCGTCCCGCTGTGCCATCGGGCGTGGCTTCACTGAGTGGCGCCTCCGGGCCTCCTCAGTCCGTCTCGGGTTCGAACGCTGCGGGTGCCTCCGCTCATCCATCTGGCATGGCGGCCGGTGCAGCGAGGGACACCTCCGTGAACTCCGCGTCTGGCGCCAGTTCGAACACGGTGGCTTCCAACGCAACGAAGGGCGACTCCGCGTTCGCCGCGAGCACGAACGGCGGTTCCTCCGGGGCTCCTTCACGGACTTCAAGTCCGCCGACACGGGAGACCGCTGTCACTTCGCGGCCTCGGGACTCGCGTTCCTCGACGGAGGCCGTTGCTGGTCAGGAGCAGGACGTGCCCGTTCGTGTTCCGGACGCAGAGGACTTCGCGACCCTCACGGTGGCGACGCGCCCGTGGGCAGAGGTCTTCGTGGATGGCCAGAGCCGGGGCTACACACCGAGGCTGCGCGAACTGCGGCTGACTCCCGGCGTGCACCGGATCCGCTTCCACAATCCCCTCTGCGAACCTGTCGAGGAAGTGCTCGATGTGGCTGCCGGTGCAGCGCTGTCCAGGGAAGTGTCCCTCCGGGTTCGCGACGCGGAGGTCACCATCGTCGCGCCCGCGGCGTCCCGCGTCTTCGTCGATGGCGTGGAGGTGGGCGTGGCCCCGCTGCCTGCTCCCGTGAAGCTCACGCATGGGGGACACCTCGTGTCGGCCCGTGACTCGGGCGGCAATGTGCTGCGGCAATCGCTCAATGCGGTGGCGGGCTCCCGCACCACGGTCGTGCTGGAGACGTCGCCATGA
- a CDS encoding latent transforming growth factor beta-binding protein produces the protein MRRPFPFLLVLGVLLVGPGCPLDIQVRESPDAGCAGASCVVSCAADRECPAGQRCNDFYDECEPGPRLTEPCSDNIACYGIASCKDGRCSRRCGVQDCPSGYQCSPAPESVCVETCEGLTPESLGRFCESSLECTRCGLCADLGSGKKCQQPCRSDAECPDSRPGACVLIPGSTLRVCQQ, from the coding sequence ATGCGTCGCCCGTTCCCGTTCCTCCTCGTGCTCGGGGTCCTGCTGGTGGGCCCGGGCTGTCCGCTCGACATCCAGGTGCGTGAGTCGCCGGACGCGGGATGTGCGGGGGCGTCTTGCGTGGTGTCGTGTGCCGCGGACCGGGAGTGTCCGGCGGGCCAGCGCTGCAATGACTTCTACGATGAGTGCGAGCCTGGCCCCCGGCTCACCGAGCCCTGTTCGGACAACATCGCCTGTTACGGAATCGCGAGCTGCAAGGACGGACGCTGCTCGCGGCGCTGTGGTGTGCAGGACTGTCCTTCGGGCTACCAGTGCTCGCCGGCACCGGAGTCCGTGTGCGTCGAGACGTGCGAGGGCCTGACACCGGAGAGCCTGGGGAGGTTCTGCGAGTCCTCGCTGGAGTGCACCCGCTGCGGCCTCTGTGCCGACCTGGGAAGTGGGAAGAAGTGCCAGCAACCCTGCCGGTCGGATGCGGAGTGCCCCGACTCGCGGCCCGGGGCGTGTGTCCTGATCCCCGGGAGCACCCTGCGCGTGTGCCAGCAGTGA
- a CDS encoding sigma 54-interacting transcriptional regulator, giving the protein MGFFLTLPDGRSFALEKPVVSVGSEPACDVVLSAPGVKGSHALLFRDARGWTVSAAAPDCDVRVGGKRVELSPLEPGASFSLGKASLTLTASGGSPVPSATPSRLLGVLTDFASRLLVQRPAAELLEAALRGIADVTSADVGFLVSVEGDRRQVLGATGSVPASVVVDSLVDQVVGSGAPVLVPDIAAEAALAGAPSVLALRLTSALVLPLRAASAPLCAVYLGRRLGSPPFSPRELEEAMALSSLAALLLATSRELTELREQVDSLTQRIAAATFEGLIGESSAMRNLYRQVERLGPTSLHVLIQGETGTGKEEVARALHRRSGRRGRLVAINCAALPESLIERELFGHARGAFSGATSDRAGLVEASDGGTLFLDEIGDMPLSLQSRLLRVVQEHEVTRLGEHRPRKVDMRVVAATHQPLKALVARGAFREDLLFRLDEVRVEVPPLRERGEDVLLIAHHVLKQEGARARGFTQKAAEALRGHPFPGNVRELVSRVRRAVILASGELIGVEDLDLAADTAPLVPLDEARDAFVLRYVREAIARSGGSKKEAAKALGIGLRSVFRYLGEED; this is encoded by the coding sequence GTGGGCTTCTTCCTGACCCTCCCGGACGGACGCTCCTTCGCGCTGGAGAAGCCGGTGGTGTCCGTGGGCTCGGAGCCCGCGTGTGACGTCGTCCTCTCCGCGCCCGGGGTGAAGGGCAGCCATGCCCTGCTGTTCCGGGACGCGCGAGGGTGGACGGTGTCCGCCGCCGCCCCGGACTGCGACGTCCGGGTGGGTGGCAAGCGGGTGGAGCTGTCGCCGCTGGAGCCGGGGGCGTCTTTCAGCTTGGGCAAGGCGTCGCTCACGCTGACGGCTTCCGGGGGCTCGCCGGTGCCTTCCGCGACGCCTTCGCGCCTCCTGGGCGTGCTGACGGACTTTGCTTCGCGGCTGCTCGTGCAGCGTCCGGCGGCGGAGCTGCTGGAGGCCGCGCTGCGCGGCATCGCGGACGTGACGTCCGCGGACGTGGGCTTCCTCGTGTCGGTGGAGGGCGACCGGCGGCAGGTGCTGGGGGCCACCGGCTCCGTGCCGGCTTCGGTGGTGGTGGACAGCCTGGTGGATCAGGTCGTGGGCTCCGGGGCGCCGGTGCTGGTGCCGGACATCGCGGCGGAGGCGGCGCTCGCGGGGGCTCCCAGTGTCCTGGCCCTGAGGCTGACCTCCGCGCTCGTGCTGCCCTTGCGCGCGGCCTCCGCGCCCCTGTGTGCCGTGTACCTGGGGCGGCGCCTGGGCAGCCCTCCGTTCTCGCCTCGCGAGCTGGAGGAGGCGATGGCGCTCTCCTCGCTCGCGGCGTTGCTGCTGGCCACGTCCCGCGAACTGACCGAGCTGCGGGAGCAGGTGGACAGCCTCACGCAGCGCATCGCCGCGGCCACGTTCGAAGGGCTCATCGGTGAATCCTCCGCGATGCGGAACCTCTACCGGCAGGTGGAGCGCCTGGGGCCCACGTCGCTCCACGTGCTCATCCAGGGAGAGACGGGCACGGGCAAGGAGGAGGTGGCGCGCGCGCTTCACCGGCGGAGCGGCCGCCGCGGCCGGCTGGTGGCCATCAACTGCGCGGCGCTTCCGGAGTCACTCATCGAGCGCGAGCTGTTCGGTCATGCTCGCGGGGCGTTCTCCGGCGCGACGTCCGACCGCGCGGGGCTGGTGGAGGCGTCGGATGGGGGCACGCTCTTCCTGGATGAGATTGGAGACATGCCGCTGTCGCTCCAGTCGCGCCTGCTGCGAGTCGTCCAGGAACACGAGGTGACGCGGCTGGGAGAGCACCGTCCGCGCAAGGTCGACATGCGCGTCGTCGCGGCCACGCACCAGCCCTTGAAGGCGCTCGTCGCCCGGGGTGCCTTCCGTGAGGACCTGCTCTTCCGCCTGGATGAAGTGCGCGTGGAGGTGCCCCCGCTGCGGGAGCGCGGTGAGGACGTGCTGCTCATCGCGCACCACGTGCTGAAGCAGGAGGGGGCCCGGGCCAGGGGCTTCACGCAGAAGGCGGCGGAGGCGCTGCGCGGTCATCCCTTTCCGGGCAACGTCCGGGAGCTCGTGTCCCGGGTGCGGCGCGCGGTCATCCTCGCGTCCGGGGAGCTCATTGGCGTCGAGGACCTGGACCTGGCCGCGGACACGGCGCCGCTGGTGCCCCTGGACGAGGCGCGTGATGCCTTCGTGCTGCGCTACGTGCGCGAGGCCATTGCCCGCAGCGGCGGCAGCAAGAAGGAGGCGGCCAAGGCCCTGGGCATCGGCCTGCGCTCCGTGTTCCGCTACCTGGGCGAAGAGGATTGA
- a CDS encoding carbonic anhydrase, translating to MTPYDKIFENNKLWAEEQLRADPDYFTKLSVSQQPDFLYIGCSDSRVPANQIMGLPPGDVFVHRNVANLVNNVDLNVMSVINYAVRHLDVKHIIVCGHYGCGGVRAAMQPKDLGLLNPWLRNIRDVYRFHKQELDAIADETKRYERLVELNVLEQSINIIKTAAVQKSYLTRGFPIVHSWVFDLRNGILQDLKLDFVQTLHNIQEVYDLTKE from the coding sequence GTGACTCCCTACGACAAGATCTTCGAGAACAACAAGCTCTGGGCGGAGGAGCAGCTCCGCGCGGATCCGGACTACTTCACCAAGCTGTCGGTGTCGCAGCAGCCGGACTTCCTCTACATCGGGTGCTCGGACAGCCGCGTCCCCGCCAACCAGATCATGGGCCTGCCGCCCGGTGACGTGTTCGTGCACCGCAACGTGGCCAACCTGGTCAACAACGTCGACCTCAACGTGATGTCGGTCATCAACTACGCCGTCCGGCATCTGGACGTGAAGCACATCATCGTCTGCGGCCATTACGGCTGCGGCGGCGTGCGCGCGGCGATGCAGCCCAAGGACCTGGGGCTGCTCAACCCCTGGCTGCGCAACATCCGCGACGTGTACCGCTTCCACAAGCAGGAGCTGGACGCCATCGCGGACGAGACGAAGCGCTACGAGCGGCTGGTGGAGCTCAACGTCCTGGAGCAGAGCATCAACATCATCAAGACGGCCGCCGTGCAGAAGTCCTACCTGACGCGCGGCTTCCCCATCGTGCACTCGTGGGTGTTCGACCTGCGCAACGGCATCCTCCAGGACCTGAAGCTGGACTTCGTCCAGACGCTCCACAACATCCAGGAGGTCTACGACCTCACGAAGGAGTGA
- a CDS encoding NAD(P)/FAD-dependent oxidoreductase, with the protein MTAPSWHHRVLIIGGGSAGLTVAARLRRKGVRDVAILEPSDKHYYQPLWTLVGAGAADIASSVRPQADYIPEGTRWIQDRAEEVDPVSRQVRTRGGECLAYDFLVVAPGIQLDWDRVHGLRDALETPYVSSNYEFRLAPKTWEMVRAFQGGTALFTHPATPVKCAGAPQKIMYLVADHLRRSGLAGKSRVVFGSGAKALFAVQPFAKVLEGVVDRYGIETHFGHDLVEVRAGSREAVFAVTREGRRERVTVGYDLLHVTPPQSAPDFIKRSALAHQDGPNAGWVKAHKHTLQHPDHPDVFAIGDASDLPTSRTGAAVRAEAPVLVENLLAVMEGREPTARYDGYASCPLVTGYGRMLLAEFDYEGKPAPSLPFINTLVERRDLWLLKKYGLPRLYWDWMLRGRA; encoded by the coding sequence ATGACCGCTCCCTCGTGGCACCACCGGGTGCTGATCATCGGTGGCGGTAGCGCGGGCCTCACGGTCGCGGCCCGCCTGCGGCGCAAGGGCGTGCGCGACGTCGCCATCCTCGAGCCCTCGGACAAGCACTACTACCAGCCGCTGTGGACGCTGGTGGGCGCTGGCGCCGCGGACATCGCGAGCTCCGTGCGGCCGCAAGCCGACTACATCCCGGAGGGGACGCGGTGGATCCAGGACCGGGCGGAGGAGGTGGACCCCGTCTCCCGGCAGGTGCGCACGCGGGGCGGGGAGTGCCTGGCCTATGACTTCCTGGTGGTCGCTCCCGGCATCCAACTGGACTGGGACCGGGTGCACGGCCTGCGCGACGCGCTGGAGACTCCGTACGTGTCCAGCAACTACGAGTTCCGGCTCGCGCCGAAGACGTGGGAGATGGTGCGGGCGTTCCAGGGCGGCACGGCCCTCTTCACCCACCCGGCCACGCCCGTGAAGTGCGCGGGGGCGCCGCAGAAGATCATGTACCTGGTGGCGGATCACCTGCGCCGCAGCGGGCTCGCCGGGAAGTCGCGCGTCGTCTTCGGCTCGGGGGCCAAGGCGCTCTTCGCGGTGCAGCCCTTCGCGAAGGTGCTGGAGGGCGTCGTGGATCGCTACGGCATCGAGACGCACTTCGGCCACGACCTGGTGGAGGTGCGCGCGGGTTCCCGCGAGGCCGTCTTCGCGGTGACGCGGGAGGGGCGCCGGGAGCGGGTGACGGTGGGCTATGACCTGCTCCACGTCACGCCGCCGCAGAGCGCTCCGGACTTCATCAAGCGCAGCGCACTCGCCCATCAGGACGGCCCGAACGCGGGCTGGGTCAAGGCGCACAAGCACACGCTGCAACATCCGGATCACCCGGACGTGTTCGCCATCGGGGATGCCAGCGACCTGCCCACGTCCCGCACCGGCGCGGCCGTCCGGGCGGAGGCGCCGGTGCTCGTGGAGAACCTGCTCGCGGTGATGGAGGGGCGCGAGCCCACGGCGCGCTATGACGGCTATGCGTCCTGTCCGCTGGTGACGGGCTACGGCCGGATGCTGCTCGCGGAGTTCGACTACGAGGGCAAGCCCGCGCCGAGCCTCCCGTTCATCAACACCCTGGTGGAGCGGCGCGACCTGTGGCTGCTCAAGAAGTACGGGCTGCCGCGCCTGTACTGGGACTGGATGCTGCGGGGGCGTGCCTGA
- a CDS encoding MBL fold metallo-hydrolase has protein sequence MLFRQLFDSESSTYTYLIGDESTRQAVLIDPVLEQVDRDLRVVSELGLVLTHVFDTHVHADHVTASGVLRERTRCQVVAGTGGADAADLHVRHGDTVYVGQCAFQVLATPGHTDDSVSYLLGDRVFTGDTLMVRGNGRTDFQNGSASQLYDSITRVLFQLPDATLVYPGHDYHGHTATSIGEEKRHNPRIAGRSREEFIQVMNALNLPRPKKIDIAVPANRACGRTEPPAPGA, from the coding sequence ATGCTCTTCCGCCAGCTCTTCGACTCCGAGTCGTCGACGTACACCTATCTCATCGGGGATGAGTCCACGCGGCAGGCCGTGCTCATCGACCCGGTGCTGGAGCAGGTGGACCGCGACCTGCGGGTGGTGTCCGAGCTGGGACTCGTCCTCACCCACGTCTTCGACACCCACGTGCACGCGGACCACGTCACCGCGTCCGGCGTGCTGCGCGAGCGCACGCGGTGCCAGGTGGTGGCCGGAACGGGAGGGGCCGACGCCGCCGACCTCCACGTGCGGCATGGGGACACGGTGTACGTGGGCCAGTGCGCCTTCCAGGTGCTCGCCACGCCGGGCCACACGGACGACAGCGTGAGCTACCTGCTGGGCGACCGCGTCTTCACCGGGGACACCCTGATGGTGCGGGGCAACGGCCGCACCGACTTCCAGAACGGCAGCGCCAGCCAGCTCTACGACTCCATCACCCGCGTCCTCTTCCAGCTCCCGGACGCGACGCTCGTCTATCCCGGGCACGACTACCACGGCCACACGGCGACGAGCATCGGCGAGGAGAAGCGGCACAACCCGCGCATCGCGGGACGGAGCCGCGAGGAGTTCATCCAGGTGATGAACGCCCTCAACCTGCCCCGCCCCAAGAAGATCGACATCGCCGTCCCGGCCAACCGCGCCTGTGGACGGACGGAGCCCCCGGCACCGGGGGCCTGA
- a CDS encoding glutathione peroxidase, translating into MSQNLFDIPLKGIDGAPRTLGQHKGKVLLVVNVASKCGLTPQYEGLQKLYASKQAQGLEVLGFPANNFLGQEPGSEAEIQQFCTLKYDVTFPMYSKISVVGQDKHPLYHALTGAIPVATGEGSMRASLKGYGIEANPQPEVQWNFEKFLIGRDGRVAGRFAPDVTAEDPRLLQAIDAELAKPA; encoded by the coding sequence ATGAGCCAGAACCTCTTCGACATCCCCCTCAAAGGCATCGACGGCGCCCCCCGGACGCTCGGTCAGCACAAGGGCAAGGTCCTGCTGGTGGTGAACGTCGCGTCCAAGTGCGGCCTGACGCCCCAGTACGAAGGCCTGCAGAAGCTCTACGCGAGCAAGCAGGCGCAGGGCCTGGAGGTGCTGGGCTTCCCCGCGAACAACTTCCTGGGGCAGGAGCCGGGCAGCGAGGCGGAGATCCAGCAGTTCTGCACGCTGAAGTACGACGTGACCTTCCCGATGTACTCGAAGATTTCCGTGGTGGGGCAGGACAAGCACCCGCTCTACCACGCGCTCACGGGCGCCATCCCGGTGGCCACGGGCGAGGGCTCCATGCGCGCGAGCCTCAAGGGCTACGGCATCGAGGCGAACCCCCAGCCGGAGGTGCAGTGGAACTTCGAGAAGTTCCTCATCGGCCGGGATGGCCGCGTCGCGGGCCGCTTCGCGCCGGACGTGACGGCGGAGGATCCGCGGCTGTTGCAGGCCATTGACGCGGAGCTGGCGAAGCCGGCCTGA
- a CDS encoding GNAT family N-acetyltransferase gives MADTGGGASRDEELASRLAAMSVLETRMARLGAGQTPVVMAGPFFHATTPAEVERVRQFRDAQYRARLSYLLSPEQLQLDWRLELDERSAHFHASRDGQLVGSLRITPGPFEFQALAPSLEGEAPRFQGYAEFSRLVVDPEARSPSVTPRLLVAACTWAMTEGYVGIVGLCRRAARTVFERYGLAAASEEQHRVPMRGPQPYTLMAGTWPQLIAASTRMSERLTRLRLNDSPDAYSRLVEVEQT, from the coding sequence GTGGCTGATACAGGTGGTGGCGCGTCCCGCGACGAGGAGCTCGCCTCCCGTCTCGCGGCGATGAGCGTCCTGGAGACGCGGATGGCCCGGCTCGGCGCGGGCCAGACGCCCGTGGTGATGGCAGGCCCCTTCTTCCATGCGACGACCCCCGCCGAGGTCGAACGCGTGCGCCAGTTCCGCGACGCCCAGTACCGGGCGCGGCTGAGCTACCTGCTGAGCCCCGAGCAGCTCCAACTGGACTGGCGGCTGGAGCTGGACGAGCGCAGCGCGCACTTCCACGCCAGCCGCGACGGCCAGCTCGTGGGCAGCCTGCGCATCACGCCCGGCCCCTTCGAGTTCCAGGCGCTGGCCCCCTCCCTGGAAGGTGAAGCCCCCCGGTTCCAGGGCTACGCGGAGTTCAGCCGGCTGGTGGTGGATCCAGAGGCGCGCAGCCCCTCTGTCACGCCGCGCCTGCTCGTCGCGGCCTGCACCTGGGCGATGACGGAGGGCTACGTCGGCATCGTCGGCCTGTGCCGCCGGGCCGCGCGCACCGTGTTCGAGCGCTACGGGCTGGCCGCGGCCTCCGAGGAGCAGCACCGCGTGCCCATGCGGGGCCCCCAGCCCTACACGCTGATGGCGGGCACCTGGCCGCAGCTCATCGCCGCGAGCACCCGGATGTCCGAACGACTCACCCGCCTCCGGCTGAATGACTCACCGGACGCCTATTCCCGCTTGGTTGAGGTGGAACAGACATGA
- a CDS encoding iron-containing redox enzyme family protein → MTDTTKAVPGLEALKQRRSQVWDELLGQSRFVRTVQQGEVTKALYALYLIETYHYTRHNARNQALVGVRCEDDRHYQKFCFNHAEEEVGHEQMALHDVASMGLQPGFPIPRALPATDVLIAYLYWVSYQGNPLQRLGYSFWAESCYDYIRPLLGKVQKTLGLTPAQMTFFVAHSDIDAEHSQAVDEMIAKKCKTPEDWEDVAQVMETSLRLTWRMMDEVADAYAQLIDGRSERAAFLKAL, encoded by the coding sequence ATGACCGACACGACAAAGGCAGTCCCCGGCCTGGAGGCCCTGAAGCAGCGCCGCTCCCAGGTCTGGGACGAGCTCCTGGGCCAGTCCCGCTTCGTCCGCACCGTCCAGCAGGGCGAGGTCACCAAGGCGCTCTACGCGCTGTATCTGATTGAGACGTATCACTACACCCGTCACAACGCCCGCAACCAGGCGCTGGTGGGCGTGCGCTGTGAGGACGACCGGCACTACCAGAAGTTCTGTTTCAACCACGCGGAGGAGGAGGTCGGCCACGAGCAGATGGCCCTGCACGACGTGGCCAGCATGGGGCTCCAGCCGGGGTTCCCCATCCCGCGCGCCCTGCCGGCGACGGACGTCCTCATCGCGTACCTGTACTGGGTCTCCTACCAGGGCAATCCCTTGCAGCGCCTGGGGTACAGCTTCTGGGCGGAGAGCTGCTACGACTACATCCGGCCGCTCCTGGGCAAGGTCCAGAAGACGCTGGGGCTCACCCCGGCGCAGATGACCTTCTTCGTCGCGCACTCGGACATCGACGCGGAGCACTCGCAGGCGGTCGACGAGATGATCGCCAAGAAGTGCAAGACGCCCGAGGACTGGGAGGACGTGGCCCAGGTGATGGAGACCAGCCTCCGGCTGACCTGGCGCATGATGGACGAGGTGGCGGACGCCTACGCCCAGCTCATCGATGGGCGCAGCGAGCGGGCCGCCTTCCTCAAGGCGCTGTGA
- a CDS encoding DUF3419 family protein gives MARAYFSHLNYSLGDEDSSVELHALPADARHVVAVAGSGGRVVPLLARAPRKLTCVDISDTQLALTELRIAALRQLNHAEYLGLLGYEDMSIQRRLELLATLPLSGTARTALDPVWKAVQAGERIVYLGRFEGMLRTLSRFVGLFTGQRGRKMFDQPDVAGQRAWLDTGFPKAAWKLVLLLMGNSAVLNSLLYRGDFPKKNLPGSAFRIYWDIFDRLFRTLPARSSFFLQLVFFGELRYPEGYPIECDADVFLAAQQAARKSGITYVRGDIIQHVQEQRDVDFVSLSDVPSFLPPDRERDFLNAMKPGLTPDALVVTRGHLRVAAPEVQGYEAVSDRYQDAIAQERTQLWRIHFYQRRS, from the coding sequence ATGGCACGCGCCTACTTCAGCCACCTGAACTATTCGCTCGGCGACGAGGACTCCAGCGTCGAGCTGCACGCCCTCCCGGCGGACGCCCGGCACGTGGTGGCCGTCGCCGGCAGCGGCGGGCGCGTGGTGCCGCTCCTCGCCCGAGCGCCCCGGAAGCTGACGTGCGTGGACATCTCCGACACGCAGCTCGCGCTTACCGAGCTGCGCATCGCCGCGCTCCGCCAGTTGAACCACGCGGAGTACCTGGGGCTCCTGGGCTACGAGGACATGTCCATCCAGCGCCGGCTGGAACTCCTCGCCACCCTGCCCCTGTCAGGCACGGCGCGGACAGCCCTGGACCCCGTGTGGAAGGCGGTCCAGGCCGGCGAGCGCATCGTCTACCTGGGCCGCTTCGAGGGGATGTTGCGCACGCTGTCGCGCTTCGTCGGGCTGTTCACCGGCCAGCGCGGCCGGAAGATGTTCGACCAGCCGGACGTCGCGGGGCAGCGCGCCTGGTTGGACACGGGCTTCCCCAAGGCGGCGTGGAAGCTGGTTCTCCTCTTGATGGGCAACTCCGCGGTGCTCAACTCGCTGCTCTACCGGGGGGACTTCCCGAAGAAGAACCTCCCGGGCAGCGCGTTCCGCATTTACTGGGACATCTTCGACCGGCTCTTCCGCACGCTGCCGGCGCGCTCCAGCTTCTTCCTCCAGCTCGTGTTCTTCGGAGAGCTCCGCTACCCGGAGGGCTATCCCATCGAGTGCGACGCGGACGTCTTCCTTGCGGCGCAGCAGGCCGCGCGCAAGAGCGGCATCACGTACGTCCGGGGCGACATCATCCAGCACGTCCAGGAGCAGCGGGACGTGGACTTCGTGTCGCTCTCCGACGTGCCCTCATTCCTCCCGCCGGACCGCGAGCGCGACTTCCTGAACGCGATGAAGCCCGGCCTCACGCCGGACGCCCTGGTCGTCACGCGGGGGCACCTGCGCGTCGCCGCACCGGAGGTCCAGGGCTACGAGGCCGTCTCCGACCGCTACCAGGACGCCATCGCCCAGGAGCGCACGCAGCTCTGGCGGATCCACTTCTATCAACGACGTTCTTGA